In Salminus brasiliensis chromosome 24, fSalBra1.hap2, whole genome shotgun sequence, one genomic interval encodes:
- the LOC140546693 gene encoding endonuclease domain-containing 1 protein-like, producing the protein MPHSPAALLFLLPAISLAEVTSFTQCPQFFVGGVHPTVLKDPEDNNRYEQICQCLLDQNERPEYFYATLYDTRNKIPVYSAYEFHRADVERDDRWNVEPQLDGGTMLCMGGQNKIPTANRGLRQALNRDYDGSGYDKGHLFPVYHTHTVNTMLSTSTLTNAAPQEPSFNRGQWRRYEEDVAALLQKECDGAYVVTGVVPGNQHIGDGVRVAQYYWSAFCCFGESGALRSAGYIGPDNNGRVQEVGVKQLESILSDLYGLDFSVFQGIC; encoded by the exons ATGCCTCATAGCCCTGCCGCTCTGCTCTTCCTCCTCCCGGCTATCTCGCTAGCAGAGGTCACCTCCTTCACACAGTGTCCGCAGTTCTTTGTCGGAGGAGTCCATCCAACCGTGCTGAAGGACCCAGAGGACAATAATCGTTACGAGCAGATATGCCAGTGTCTTCTGGATCAGAACGAGAGGCCAGAGTACTTCTACGCCACACTGTACGACACCAGGAACAAGATCCCTGTCTACTCGGCCTATGAATTCCATCGTGCTGATGTGGAGAGGGATGATCGCTGGAATGTGGAACCGCAG CTGGACGGTGGAACCATGCTGTGCATGGGCGGCCAAAACAAGATCCCAACAGCCAACCGAGGCCTGCGGCAGGCTCTGAACAGAGACTACGATGGCTCAGGCTATGACAAAGGCCACCTGTTCCCCGTCTACCACACCCACACCGTGAACACCATGCTGTCCACCTCCACCCTGACCAACGCTGCCCCCCAGGAGCCCTCCTTCAACCGAGGCCAGTGGCGCCGCTATGAGGAAGACgtggcagctctgctgcagaagGAATGTGACGGAGCTTATGTTGTAACCGGCGTCGTTCCTGGGAACCAGCACATCGGGGACGGTGTGAGAGTGGCTCAGTATTACTGGAGCGCCTTCTGCTGTTTCGGAGAAAGCGGTGCGCTGCGCTCAGCGGGTTACATCGGCCCTGATAACAACGGTCGGGTTCAGGAGGTGGGAGTGAAACAGCTGGAATCGATCCTGAGTGACCTGTATGGCTTAGACTTCAGCGTCTTCCAGGGcatatgctaa